One genomic segment of Manis pentadactyla isolate mManPen7 chromosome 1, mManPen7.hap1, whole genome shotgun sequence includes these proteins:
- the DIPK2A gene encoding divergent protein kinase domain 2A isoform X1 gives MWRLVPPKLGRLSRSLKLAALGSLLVLMVLHSPSLLASWQRNELADRRFLQLNKCPACFGTSWCRRFLNGQVVFEAWGRLRLLDFLNVKNVYFAQYGEPREGGRRRVVLKRLGSQRELAQLDQSICKRATGRPRCDLLQAMPRTEFARLNGDVRLLTPEAVEGWSDLVHCPSQRLLDRLVRRYAETKDSGSFLLRNLKDSERMQLLLTLAFNPEPLVLQSFPSDEGWPFAKYLGACGRMVAVNYVGEELWSYFNAPWEKRVDLAWQLMEIAEQLTNNDFEFALYLLDVSFDNFAVGPRDGKVIIVDAENVLVADKRLIRQNKPENWDVWYESKFDDCDKEACLSFSKEILCARATVDHNYYAVCQNLLSRHATWRGTSGGLLHDPPSEIAKDGRLEALLDECANPKKRYGRFQAAKELREYLAQLSNNVR, from the exons ATGTGGCGCCTGGTGCCCCCGAAGCTGGGCCGCCTGTCCCGCTCGCTGAAGCTGGCGGCGCTGGGTAGCCTGTTGGTGCTGATGGTGCTGCACTCGCCGTCGCTGCTGGCTTCCTGGCAGCGCAACGAGCTGGCCGACCGGCGCTTCCTGCAGCTCAATAAGTGCCCGGCGTGCTTCGGCACGAGTTGGTGCCGCCGCTTCCTCAACGGACAGGTGGTGTTCGAGGCGTGGGGCCGCTTGCGCCTGCTGGACTTCCTCAACGTGAAGAACGTCTACTTCGCGCAGTACGGCGAGCCCCGCGAGGGCGGCCGCCGCCGAGTGGTGCTCAAGCGCCTCGGCTCGCAGCGCGAGCTGGCGCAGCTCGACCAGAGCATCTGCAAGCGGGCCACCGGCCGGCCCCGCTGCGACCTGCTTCAGGCCATGCCCCGCACCGAGTTCGCGCGCCTCAACGGCGACGTGCGGCTGCTCACGCCCGAGGCGGTGGAGGGCTGGTCGGACCTGGTGCACTGCCCCTCGCAGCGCCTGCTCGACCGCCTGGTGCGCCGCTATGCCGAGACCAAGGACTCGGGCAGCTTCCTGCTTCGCAACCTCAAGGACTCGGAGCGCATGCAGCTGCTGCTGACCCTGGCCTTCAACCCCGAGCCACTGGTGCTACAG AGTTTTCCATCTGATGAAGGTTGGCCATTTGCAAAATATCTTGGAGCTTGTGGAAGAATGGTGGCTGTAAATTATGTTGGAGAAGAACTGTGGAGTTACTTCAATGCACCATGGGAGAAACGAGTTGACCTTGCTTGGCAGTTAATGGAAATAGCAGAGCAGCTTACAAACAATGACTTTGAATTTGCACTCTACCTCCTGGACGTCAGCTTTGACAATTTTGCAGTTGGTCCTAGAGATGGGAAGGTAATCATTGTGGATGCTGAAAATGTTTTGGTTGCTGACAAAAGGTTAATTAGACAAA ATAAACCTGAAAATTGGGATGTATGGTATGAAAGCAAATTTGATGACTGTGATAAGGAGGCTTGCTTgtcattttcaaaagaaattctTTGTGCTCGTGCCACTGTGGACCACAATTATTACGCTGTTTGTCAGAACCTCTTATCCAGACATGCCACCTGGCGTGGCACTTCTGGAGGACTCCTTCATGATCCACCAAGTGAAATTGCCAAAGATGGCCGACTAGAGGCCTTGCTGGATGAGTGTGCCAACCCAAAGAAGCGCTATGGCAGATTCCAGGCTGCAAAAGAGCTGCGTGAATATCTAGCACAATTAAGTAACAATGTGAGGTAG
- the DIPK2A gene encoding divergent protein kinase domain 2A isoform X2, whose translation MVAVNYVGEELWSYFNAPWEKRVDLAWQLMEIAEQLTNNDFEFALYLLDVSFDNFAVGPRDGKVIIVDAENVLVADKRLIRQNKPENWDVWYESKFDDCDKEACLSFSKEILCARATVDHNYYAVCQNLLSRHATWRGTSGGLLHDPPSEIAKDGRLEALLDECANPKKRYGRFQAAKELREYLAQLSNNVR comes from the exons ATGGTGGCTGTAAATTATGTTGGAGAAGAACTGTGGAGTTACTTCAATGCACCATGGGAGAAACGAGTTGACCTTGCTTGGCAGTTAATGGAAATAGCAGAGCAGCTTACAAACAATGACTTTGAATTTGCACTCTACCTCCTGGACGTCAGCTTTGACAATTTTGCAGTTGGTCCTAGAGATGGGAAGGTAATCATTGTGGATGCTGAAAATGTTTTGGTTGCTGACAAAAGGTTAATTAGACAAA ATAAACCTGAAAATTGGGATGTATGGTATGAAAGCAAATTTGATGACTGTGATAAGGAGGCTTGCTTgtcattttcaaaagaaattctTTGTGCTCGTGCCACTGTGGACCACAATTATTACGCTGTTTGTCAGAACCTCTTATCCAGACATGCCACCTGGCGTGGCACTTCTGGAGGACTCCTTCATGATCCACCAAGTGAAATTGCCAAAGATGGCCGACTAGAGGCCTTGCTGGATGAGTGTGCCAACCCAAAGAAGCGCTATGGCAGATTCCAGGCTGCAAAAGAGCTGCGTGAATATCTAGCACAATTAAGTAACAATGTGAGGTAG